The genome window ACCGGATCGACGTCGTGACCCGCGGCCTGATGGGAGTCACGGTCGCCTGCGCCCGCTGCCACGACCACAAGTACGATCCCGTCCCCGCGGCGGACTACTACAGCCTCTACGGCGTCTTCGCCAGCTCCCAGGAGCCGGGAGACCTGCCGCTCGTCGGCGAGCCGGTCGAGACGACGGACTACAAGGCCTACAAGCAGGACCGGGCCAAGCGGGAGCAGGAGCTCGACAAGTACATCGCGGAGCAGCACAAGGAGCTGACGACCCGCGCCCGCGACCAGATCGCCGACTACTTCGTCGCGGTCGTGGTCAAGCAGGGGAAGGCCCCGGCCGGCTTCGAGCCCAAGTACCAGCACGGCAACCCCCGCGAAAAGATCGTTGAGCGGTGGAAGGAGTACCTGGACCGGCGGATCGGCGGCGGAGACAAGGACCCCGTCTTCAAGCCCTGGAAGGCCCTGGCCGACCTTAAGCCCGAAGAGTTCGCCGAGAAGGCCCCGGCGGTCCTCGAGAAGCTCAACGGGGAGAACCCGAAGCCGGACGAGCGGGTCGTCCGGATCCTGATCGAATCGAAGCCCAAGTCGATGGTCGACGTCGCCGCGACGTACGCCAAGCTCGTCGATGAAGCCCGGACCGAGTGGCAGAAGCTCGTCGCCGGAAAGGCCGACGCCCCGAACCTTCCGGACGCCTCCCAGGAGCGTCTGCGGCAGGTCGTCTACGGACCGGGGTGTCCTCCAATGCTCTCCCGCGAGGAAGCGGAGCGGCGGCTGTTTGAACGGGACCAGCGGGACCGGATGACGCAGCTCAAGAAGGAGATCGACGAACTGAACGTCGAGTCCCGCGGCGCCCCGGCGAGGGCGATGGTGATGACCGACAAGAAGGACCTGGTCCAGCCGGTGATCTTCGAACGCGGGAATCCCGGACGCCGGGGGGCCCAGGTTCCGCGGCGGTTCCTCCAGGTCCTCTCGTCCGCGGACGACACGTTCAAGAACGGGAGCGGACGGCTGGAGCTGGCGCAGCACATCGCCTCGGCGAGTAATCCGCTGACGGCCCGCGTGATCGCCAACCGGCTGTGGATCCACCACTTCGGCAAGGGGCTCGTCGTCACTCCGGGGGACTGGGGTGTCCGCAGCGATCCGCCTTCGCACCCTGAGCTGCTGGACATGATGGCGGCGCGGCTCGTCCAGTCGGGCTGGTCGCTGAAGTCGCTGCATCGCGACATCCTGATGTCGGCAGCTTACCGGCAGGAGAGCAAGAGCACGGCCGCGGGTCGGACGAAGGATCCGGAGAACCGCTGGCTGTGGCGGCAGAACCGTCGCCGGCTGGAGTTCGAGGCGATGCGGGACTCGATGCTGGAGGTGGCCGGCCGGATGCAGCCGCAGATGGACGGCCGCCCGGTCAACATCGAGTCGGAGCCGTACACCGGCCGCCGCTCGGTCTATGCCTTTATTGACCGCAACAACTTCTCGGCGCTGCTCCGGACGTTTGATTATCCGACTCCGGACACCAGCAGTACGCAGCGGCCGGAGACGAGTGTTCCGCAGCAGACGCTGTATGGGCTGAACTCGAAGTTCGTGGCTCAGATGGCGGAGTCGCTGGCGAAGCGGGTGATGGCCACGCCGGAGGCGTCGCTTCCGAAGTTCCGGGCGATTGCTCTGTACCGTTATGCCCTCTCGCGGGCGCCGACGGACCAGGAGATCGAGCTGTTGAAGGACTATCTGGACGGCTCGCCGGAGCGGTTGATGGAAGTCGCCCAGGTGCTGCTGTTGTCGAACGAGTTCCTGTTCGTCGACTGAGCTCAAACGACATCCTTGCCGGCACGACTCGATAGCTCAAACCCATTGTGCGACGGCACCCGGGGTCAAGGGGGCCACGCCCCCTTGACCCCGGAGGCACTTCCTGTGAGGAACCGCGGTACACAACGGATGTCCCCTTTGTCTCACCGGCGTTGAGGACTTACAGCTCGCTCTGGAATCCCGGCGGGTTGGTGCGGGGGCATCCGGCACCCTGTCCGCGTTTGGACACTCACTCCTTCAGACATCTCTCGACGGCCAGGCCTCCGGCGGGCAAAGGGCCAGAAAAACAACACAGGCCCCTCTGCACTCCCTACCAGGGTGCCCCTGGACCCGGTTCTTACGCCTTCTTTCGCTCGAACGAGTACACATCTGCATACGGATGCCGCTCACTCCGTAACGCCGCTCGCAGCATCTCCGCCGCCAGCACGCTGTAAGTGATCCCGTTCCCCCCATAGCACAACGCAAAGAACGCCCGCGGCTGTTCGGACGGAAAACCGATGTACGGAAGCCCGTCCCCGGTCTCGGCGAACGTCCCGGTCCAGGGGAACGCCAGCTCCAGCGGGATCCGCGGAAAGAGAGCCCGCCACCGCCGCTCCAAACGCTCCACCTTGGCCGGAAGAAGCGCATCGCGGGCCAGGGCGTTCTGGAACGGCACGTCTTCACCGCCCAGAAGTCCGCGGCCATCGGAAGTCGTGCGGGCGTAACAGTAGGGCCGGGCCGATTCCCAGAGCAGGCACCGGTCCGGCCAGCCGGCGAA of Planctomyces sp. SH-PL14 contains these proteins:
- a CDS encoding PSD1 and planctomycete cytochrome C domain-containing protein; amino-acid sequence: MPRLTLLLTTLLLGGLPASIASAATPEQEAFFEQKVRPLLIERCTQCHGEKKQEGDVRLDSGVAIARRTSAGVPVVPGNVNESRLLQVIAYKDDDTQMPPDAKLPEAEIAILRTWIEQGAYWPANDPNNAKAQGGLPRKADGTIDFPKAAEQHWAYRPVQSHPLPKVKQTARVRGEIDRWIEAKLEAEGMTLSPEADRPTLIRRLSFDLRGLPPTFEEVKDFTTDRSADAYSKLVDRFLASPEYGERWGRHWLDIARYADTKGYVFTQERRYPYAYTYRDYVIRSLNEDKPYDRFLLEQIAADQLGLPENDPALAGLGFLTVGRRYLNNEMDIIDDRIDVVTRGLMGVTVACARCHDHKYDPVPAADYYSLYGVFASSQEPGDLPLVGEPVETTDYKAYKQDRAKREQELDKYIAEQHKELTTRARDQIADYFVAVVVKQGKAPAGFEPKYQHGNPREKIVERWKEYLDRRIGGGDKDPVFKPWKALADLKPEEFAEKAPAVLEKLNGENPKPDERVVRILIESKPKSMVDVAATYAKLVDEARTEWQKLVAGKADAPNLPDASQERLRQVVYGPGCPPMLSREEAERRLFERDQRDRMTQLKKEIDELNVESRGAPARAMVMTDKKDLVQPVIFERGNPGRRGAQVPRRFLQVLSSADDTFKNGSGRLELAQHIASASNPLTARVIANRLWIHHFGKGLVVTPGDWGVRSDPPSHPELLDMMAARLVQSGWSLKSLHRDILMSAAYRQESKSTAAGRTKDPENRWLWRQNRRRLEFEAMRDSMLEVAGRMQPQMDGRPVNIESEPYTGRRSVYAFIDRNNFSALLRTFDYPTPDTSSTQRPETSVPQQTLYGLNSKFVAQMAESLAKRVMATPEASLPKFRAIALYRYALSRAPTDQEIELLKDYLDGSPERLMEVAQVLLLSNEFLFVD